A part of Candidatus Palauibacter scopulicola genomic DNA contains:
- a CDS encoding Na(+)/H(+) antiporter subunit D, with translation MIGSLPPAAIMILGALLVPLLRGRARTGWVLLLPVASLAALLAVGEGEFGQISIFSYELTLVRIDGLSRIFGWLFHIAAFIGLIFARRGGSALEDAAALVYAGAAIGAVQAGDLITLFVFWELLALSSVFLVWARGTERSYRAGIRYLIVQVGSGVVLLAGIIAHARATGSVAFDHLGTGTLATGTLGTNLILLGIGIKAAFPLLHNWLTDAYPEATYSGAVFLSAFTTKVAVYALARGYQGEELLIWVGVVMTMFPIFYAVIENDLRRVLGYSMINQIGFMVCGVGIGTEMAVNGAVAHAFNDVLFKGLLFMSTGALLYRAGTTKCSELGGLYKSMPKTAGLCVVGAASISAFPLFSGFVSKSMVMAAALEMNLDIVWLFLLFASAGVLHHAGIKIPFYGFFGPDSGIRTKEAPTSMLIAMGMAAFLCILNGSWPTLFLYPNLPYEVTYVPFTPAHVISQLQLLFFAVLAFVWLRLTDREPHELPSTNLDADWFYRRFGRGLALAAGGVSSRLREAVAARTVVAAGDVIGSARRYMGPSGVLGRTWPTGVSVIWVAILLLVFLLLYYATTPVTNALPPP, from the coding sequence ATGATCGGTAGCCTTCCTCCCGCCGCGATCATGATCCTCGGGGCGTTGCTCGTCCCCCTCCTCCGGGGCCGTGCGCGCACGGGCTGGGTCCTCCTCCTGCCCGTCGCGAGCCTCGCCGCCCTTCTCGCGGTGGGCGAAGGAGAGTTCGGGCAGATCTCGATCTTCTCGTACGAGCTGACGCTCGTCCGGATCGACGGGCTGAGCCGGATCTTCGGGTGGCTCTTCCACATCGCGGCCTTCATCGGGCTCATCTTCGCGCGGCGCGGAGGGAGCGCGCTGGAAGATGCCGCGGCGCTGGTCTACGCGGGCGCCGCCATCGGAGCCGTGCAGGCCGGCGACCTGATCACGCTCTTCGTCTTCTGGGAGCTTCTGGCCCTGAGTTCCGTCTTTCTGGTGTGGGCGCGCGGCACGGAACGTTCCTACCGGGCGGGGATCCGCTACCTGATCGTGCAGGTCGGCTCCGGGGTCGTCCTCCTGGCCGGCATCATCGCCCACGCGCGGGCCACGGGCTCCGTCGCCTTCGACCACCTGGGGACGGGGACCCTGGCGACGGGGACGCTGGGGACGAACCTCATCCTCCTCGGAATCGGCATCAAGGCGGCCTTCCCGCTGCTGCACAACTGGCTCACGGACGCCTATCCCGAGGCCACCTACAGCGGCGCCGTCTTCCTGAGTGCGTTCACGACCAAGGTCGCCGTTTACGCCCTGGCGCGGGGATACCAGGGCGAGGAGCTGCTGATCTGGGTCGGCGTTGTCATGACGATGTTCCCGATCTTCTACGCCGTGATCGAGAACGATCTGCGCCGGGTGCTCGGATACAGCATGATCAACCAGATCGGCTTCATGGTCTGCGGCGTCGGAATCGGCACCGAGATGGCCGTGAACGGGGCGGTTGCGCACGCCTTCAACGACGTGCTCTTCAAGGGGCTCCTCTTCATGTCGACGGGGGCGCTGCTCTACCGCGCGGGCACGACGAAGTGCAGCGAGCTGGGCGGACTCTACAAGAGCATGCCGAAGACGGCGGGTTTGTGCGTCGTCGGCGCCGCCTCCATCTCCGCCTTCCCGCTGTTCAGCGGGTTCGTGAGCAAGTCGATGGTGATGGCGGCGGCGCTGGAGATGAACCTCGACATCGTGTGGCTCTTCCTCCTGTTCGCCTCGGCCGGCGTGCTGCACCACGCGGGGATCAAGATCCCGTTCTACGGCTTCTTCGGGCCCGATTCCGGGATCCGCACGAAGGAGGCGCCGACGAGTATGCTCATCGCGATGGGGATGGCGGCCTTCCTGTGCATCCTCAACGGGTCGTGGCCAACGCTGTTCCTGTATCCGAACCTGCCGTACGAGGTGACGTACGTGCCGTTCACCCCCGCGCACGTGATCAGCCAGCTGCAGCTGCTCTTCTTCGCCGTGCTCGCCTTCGTGTGGCTGCGGCTCACCGACCGGGAACCGCACGAGCTGCCGTCGACGAACCTCGACGCGGACTGGTTCTATCGCCGATTCGGCAGGGGGCTGGCGCTCGCGGCGGGGGGCGTCTCGTCGCGGCTGCGGGAAGCCGTCGCGGCGCGCACCGTGGTCGCGGCCGGCGACGTGATCGGATCGGCCAGGCGCTACATGGGCCCGAGCGGCGTGTTGGGGCGTACCTGGCCCACCGGAGTCTCCGTCATATGGGTTGCGATCCTGCTCCTGGTGTTCCTGCTCCTCTACTACGCGACTACGCCCGTCACGAACGCCCTCCCGCCGCCATGA
- a CDS encoding PaaI family thioesterase → MTESGAARTDGARDAGARALIESILADSEAIVALGVTLEELGDDTAVLRMTMRPDLTRDGTMYHGGPVASLIDIAGDMVVAVRAGGGVPTISLRVDYLRPCTGPYLLATARLRRHGRTISVSDVDVHDDQGRLCAVGRGTYSSLAG, encoded by the coding sequence ATGACGGAGTCCGGCGCGGCGCGGACCGACGGGGCTCGGGATGCGGGCGCGCGGGCCCTGATCGAGTCCATCCTCGCCGACTCGGAGGCGATCGTCGCGCTCGGCGTCACGCTCGAAGAACTGGGCGACGACACCGCCGTCCTCCGGATGACCATGCGTCCCGACCTTACCCGAGACGGCACGATGTACCACGGCGGTCCGGTCGCCTCGCTGATCGACATCGCCGGGGACATGGTCGTCGCCGTGCGGGCCGGAGGCGGCGTCCCGACGATTTCGCTGCGGGTCGACTACCTGCGCCCCTGCACCGGCCCGTACCTGCTGGCCACGGCCCGTTTGCGGCGTCACGGCCGTACGATCTCGGTGTCGGACGTCGACGTGCACGACGATCAGGGGCGCCTCTGCGCGGTCGGACGGGGGACCTACTCGTCGCTGGCGGGCTGA
- a CDS encoding zinc-binding dehydrogenase yields MRAVLYDGHGDADELYLGEVPDPEPAPGEALVRIRACGLNGFDPMMLGGTTGLRVPLPMTPCGDAAGEIAGFGAGTDAAGRRVGDRVLIDPLIEGRGMLGEKAPGAAAEYLAVPLGNLLPIPEGVSFEQAAALPVAYGTALRMIEDRARVQAGETVLILGATGGVGCGCVQLCKRIGARIIATGGSGRKLERLRALGADHVLPSDSAELVRRVRAIAGRPRYHDPDAGGVDVVINYIGGASWAASLRMLRFQGRMVTCGATAGYDPRTDIRYIWSFEQSIVGSDGWSREGLARLLDMVAGGELDPVIHAVRPVGEVRTAMRELMERAVFGKSILTP; encoded by the coding sequence GTGAGGGCGGTCCTCTACGACGGGCACGGCGACGCCGACGAACTCTACCTGGGCGAGGTCCCGGACCCCGAACCCGCTCCCGGCGAAGCCCTGGTCCGGATCCGCGCCTGCGGGCTCAACGGCTTCGACCCGATGATGCTCGGCGGCACGACGGGGCTGCGGGTCCCGCTCCCCATGACGCCGTGCGGCGACGCGGCGGGAGAGATCGCGGGCTTCGGGGCCGGGACGGACGCGGCCGGACGGCGGGTCGGGGACCGCGTTCTGATCGACCCGTTGATCGAAGGCCGCGGCATGCTGGGCGAGAAGGCTCCGGGCGCGGCCGCCGAGTACCTTGCCGTCCCTCTCGGCAACCTGCTGCCGATCCCCGAAGGCGTCTCGTTCGAGCAGGCCGCAGCCCTGCCCGTCGCGTACGGGACCGCCCTGCGCATGATCGAGGACCGCGCCCGGGTGCAGGCGGGCGAGACCGTGCTGATCCTGGGCGCGACCGGCGGCGTGGGCTGTGGCTGCGTCCAGCTCTGCAAGCGAATCGGGGCGCGGATCATCGCCACCGGCGGCTCCGGACGGAAACTGGAACGGCTCCGCGCGCTGGGTGCGGACCACGTGCTGCCCTCCGACTCCGCCGAACTCGTGAGGCGGGTGCGGGCGATCGCGGGCCGGCCCCGCTACCACGATCCCGACGCCGGCGGCGTGGACGTCGTGATCAACTACATCGGCGGGGCCTCGTGGGCCGCCAGCCTGAGGATGCTGCGCTTTCAGGGCCGCATGGTCACCTGCGGGGCGACCGCCGGCTACGACCCGCGAACGGACATCCGCTACATCTGGAGCTTCGAGCAGTCGATCGTCGGATCGGACGGGTGGAGCCGCGAGGGGCTGGCGCGGCTGCTCGACATGGTGGCCGGGGGCGAACTCGACCCGGTGATCCACGCCGTCAGACCGGTCGGCGAGGTCCGCACCGCGATGCGCGAACTGATGGAGCGCGCCGTATTCGGCAAATCGATCCTGACTCCGTGA
- a CDS encoding divalent metal cation transporter, which yields MNYPIARKIPRAVLDAEADRLAALADAPLHRKLGGYARLAGPGFMGAALTLGAGTLTSSMLSGATFGYRTLWLIWLSAGLGLFMMAAMARFTCRGGFRVIPVQNRRHSWVIGSLMTGLVGTAAVAVIFNFGQVALGTHLIESLAPFAGFTFPAEYNWLMYCGVTSALILSYGRRGGRGTRLVEAVMKSGIAVMILAFGAVLLLVGVDWGAAARGFFVPWLPGGGEGLDLFIASSAAAVGVMDWVFFHYAGLGRGWGRKHESLARFDLIAGLFLPFVVINFLVIGVFAATLFPQGITPDSAPALAAALMPLLGPTWSQILFYAGFLAVPITTTVGMSLAGAMAVHEAFGWEPDTSSWRWKVSALLPQIAFLAAWNARPVWLVIAIAAFLSLANNVVGWSMYLLLNDRELLGADRCRSYLWNLGILLQVTLLNAIAVTYVFNRLGWW from the coding sequence GTGAACTACCCGATCGCCCGCAAGATCCCGCGGGCGGTCCTGGACGCCGAAGCCGACCGGCTGGCGGCGCTCGCCGACGCTCCTTTGCACCGGAAGCTCGGCGGCTACGCCCGCCTGGCCGGGCCGGGGTTCATGGGCGCGGCGCTCACGCTCGGCGCCGGTACGCTCACCTCCTCGATGCTGTCGGGCGCCACGTTCGGGTACCGCACGCTGTGGCTGATCTGGCTGAGCGCGGGGCTGGGCCTGTTCATGATGGCCGCGATGGCCCGTTTCACCTGCAGGGGCGGCTTCCGCGTGATCCCGGTACAGAACCGGCGCCACTCCTGGGTCATCGGGTCGCTGATGACCGGACTCGTCGGCACGGCTGCGGTCGCCGTGATCTTCAACTTCGGCCAGGTCGCCCTCGGCACCCATCTCATCGAGTCGCTGGCACCGTTCGCCGGCTTCACATTCCCCGCCGAGTACAACTGGCTCATGTACTGTGGGGTCACGAGCGCGCTCATCCTCAGCTACGGGCGTCGGGGAGGCCGGGGGACGCGGCTTGTCGAGGCGGTCATGAAGAGCGGCATCGCCGTCATGATCCTCGCTTTCGGAGCCGTCCTGCTGCTCGTGGGCGTCGACTGGGGCGCGGCGGCGCGCGGCTTCTTCGTGCCGTGGTTGCCTGGCGGCGGGGAGGGCCTGGATCTCTTCATCGCGTCGTCCGCCGCCGCCGTCGGCGTCATGGACTGGGTCTTCTTCCACTACGCGGGCCTCGGCCGCGGCTGGGGGCGGAAGCACGAATCGCTGGCCCGCTTCGACCTGATCGCCGGGCTCTTCCTCCCGTTCGTGGTCATCAACTTCCTGGTGATCGGAGTGTTCGCGGCGACGCTGTTTCCGCAGGGGATCACGCCGGACTCCGCGCCCGCACTGGCGGCCGCGCTCATGCCGCTCCTCGGGCCCACATGGTCGCAGATCCTCTTCTACGCGGGCTTCCTGGCCGTGCCGATCACGACGACGGTCGGGATGAGTCTGGCCGGGGCCATGGCCGTCCACGAGGCCTTCGGCTGGGAGCCCGACACGTCGTCGTGGCGCTGGAAGGTCAGCGCCCTGCTGCCGCAGATCGCCTTCCTTGCCGCATGGAACGCCCGTCCGGTCTGGCTCGTGATCGCGATCGCGGCCTTTCTCTCGCTGGCGAACAACGTCGTCGGATGGTCGATGTACCTGCTGCTGAACGACCGCGAACTCCTCGGCGCGGACCGCTGCCGGTCGTACCTGTGGAACCTCGGAATCCTGCTCCAGGTCACCCTCCTGAACGCGATCGCCGTCACGTACGTCTTCAACCGGCTGGGGTGGTGGTGA
- a CDS encoding class I adenylate-forming enzyme family protein encodes MSGAGRSDRSRGRDSNLGYWLRDAAEAFPGRVALIDLSGPVPREVTYAEIDERMDRVANLLSDAGIGAGDRFVLSVGNRFEFVEILFGGMRCGAVPVPLNFKLSEDSLAHIVRDAACRAAFVETAATERSVAVVERLGIERRWDVGGDGMGGERGGAGWLDYESALAGSSPRFDPPRLDARRPAFQPYTSGSTGKPKGVVLSHEGQLWWVRCLRKYWPADPGDRALVAVPLYHKNAMAGAIKPLLQAGASVVILPGFSPEPFLRALSGYRCTQVGAVPAVFAMVLDRMDLIEKLDFSALRKVTLGSAPVQPELMDAVERAFDIEVGESYGLTEGGPVMIGPGPDGRPTPRGSCGAAWPEGEIKLVRDGSEDPEYGELWVRNPGVTTGYHNLPEVNAARIRDGWLATGDLFFRDGEGFYYFRGRTDDMFNSGGENIYPKEVEDLLLSHPDVRDATVVPVPHALKGAVPAAVVRLRTEATVTAESLKRYTLERGPAYAHPRRIAIVEEMPLTGVGKVDRAAILGVLGDGGAG; translated from the coding sequence GTGAGCGGCGCCGGGCGGAGCGACCGATCCCGCGGCCGCGATTCCAACCTCGGATACTGGCTCCGCGACGCCGCCGAGGCCTTCCCGGGCCGGGTCGCGCTCATCGACCTTTCGGGCCCCGTCCCCCGCGAAGTCACGTACGCCGAAATCGACGAGCGGATGGATCGCGTGGCGAACCTCCTCTCGGATGCCGGCATCGGGGCGGGCGACCGCTTCGTTCTGAGCGTCGGCAACCGCTTCGAGTTCGTCGAGATCCTCTTCGGAGGCATGCGCTGCGGAGCCGTCCCCGTTCCGCTCAACTTCAAGCTGTCGGAGGACTCGCTCGCGCACATCGTCCGGGACGCGGCCTGCCGGGCCGCCTTCGTCGAGACCGCGGCGACCGAGCGCTCGGTCGCGGTCGTCGAACGGTTGGGGATCGAGAGAAGGTGGGACGTCGGCGGCGACGGCATGGGGGGCGAGCGGGGAGGCGCCGGCTGGCTGGACTACGAGAGCGCCCTCGCGGGATCGTCGCCCCGGTTCGATCCCCCGCGGCTCGATGCCCGCCGCCCGGCGTTCCAGCCCTACACGTCGGGGTCGACGGGCAAGCCCAAGGGCGTCGTCCTCTCCCACGAGGGCCAACTCTGGTGGGTGCGCTGCCTGCGGAAGTACTGGCCGGCCGACCCCGGCGACCGGGCTCTCGTCGCCGTACCCCTCTACCACAAGAACGCGATGGCCGGGGCCATCAAGCCCCTGCTGCAGGCCGGGGCCTCGGTCGTGATTCTGCCCGGCTTCTCCCCGGAACCGTTTCTTCGGGCCCTCAGCGGGTACCGCTGTACGCAGGTGGGCGCCGTCCCCGCCGTGTTCGCGATGGTCCTGGATCGGATGGATCTGATCGAGAAGCTCGATTTCTCGGCGCTTCGGAAGGTCACGCTGGGCTCCGCCCCGGTGCAGCCCGAACTGATGGACGCGGTCGAGCGCGCGTTCGACATCGAAGTCGGCGAGAGCTACGGGCTCACCGAAGGCGGGCCGGTCATGATCGGACCTGGGCCCGACGGACGCCCGACCCCGAGGGGAAGCTGCGGCGCGGCGTGGCCCGAGGGAGAGATCAAGCTCGTGCGCGATGGCAGCGAAGATCCGGAGTACGGAGAGCTATGGGTCCGGAATCCCGGCGTCACGACGGGCTATCACAATCTGCCCGAGGTGAACGCGGCCCGGATCCGGGACGGCTGGCTCGCCACGGGCGACCTCTTCTTCCGCGACGGGGAGGGCTTCTACTACTTCCGCGGCCGCACCGACGACATGTTCAACTCCGGCGGCGAGAACATCTATCCCAAGGAGGTGGAGGACCTGCTGCTCTCCCATCCCGATGTCCGTGACGCGACCGTCGTGCCCGTGCCCCACGCCCTCAAGGGTGCGGTCCCGGCCGCGGTGGTCCGGCTCAGAACCGAGGCGACCGTCACGGCCGAATCCCTCAAGCGGTACACGCTCGAGCGGGGACCCGCCTATGCGCACCCCCGTCGCATCGCGATCGTGGAGGAGATGCCGCTCACCGGCGTGGGGAAGGTCGACCGGGCGGCGATCCTCGGCGTGCTGGGAGACGGCGGCGCGGGGTGA